Proteins encoded in a region of the Methanobrevibacter millerae genome:
- a CDS encoding HAD family hydrolase codes for MKKAVVFDNSGTLIERYRVIKDVISGNLFTDINSLDLIDQTDSLALVVLQYNTNKLMDLDSNTLLSDVIKEYDIDFDVSFTNFETTKEDVKEILYNENSAIISDITDGFPILREKVPHMQLCNGSAVILDMDVGIIAYTITSAGKLFDGVIDTVSELKSQGCEIVLASGDRKGAINRLADMIGVKKENAHGSISTRGKCEIVKSLQDDGYKVMMVGDGLNDVLAFKQADVSVLTIEQQEEVSPKLMDKTDYIVESIKEVKEIDF; via the coding sequence ATGAAAAAGGCTGTTGTATTTGATAATTCAGGAACATTGATTGAGCGGTATCGAGTTATTAAGGATGTTATTTCAGGGAATTTATTTACAGATATTAATTCTCTTGATTTAATTGATCAAACGGATTCTCTTGCATTGGTAGTCCTTCAGTATAATACTAATAAATTGATGGATTTAGATTCTAATACATTACTTTCAGATGTAATAAAGGAATATGATATAGATTTTGATGTAAGCTTCACCAATTTTGAAACCACAAAAGAGGATGTCAAGGAAATATTATACAATGAAAACTCAGCAATAATATCAGACATCACAGACGGATTTCCAATATTGAGAGAGAAGGTTCCACACATGCAACTGTGCAACGGATCTGCTGTAATTTTGGATATGGATGTTGGAATAATTGCATATACTATTACCTCTGCAGGCAAATTATTTGACGGAGTAATTGACACGGTAAGTGAATTAAAGTCTCAAGGCTGTGAAATCGTATTGGCATCAGGCGACAGAAAAGGAGCAATTAACAGATTGGCTGATATGATAGGTGTAAAAAAGGAAAATGCTCATGGCAGTATATCCACTCGAGGAAAATGTGAAATCGTTAAATCACTTCAAGATGATGGATATAAGGTAATGATGGTTGGTGATGGTTTAAATGATGTTTTAGCATTCAAACAAGCTGATGTTAGTGTTTTAACAATTGAACAGCAAGAGGAAGTATCTCCTAAACTTATGGATAAGACTGATTATATCGTTGAAAGCATAAAAGAAGTTAAGGAAATTGATTTTTAA
- a CDS encoding sugar phosphate isomerase/epimerase yields MKVGFTTLCMFMDDNYKIIKAAHDHDFEMIEILGESPFFLKDNTIAYKDSGLEVSIHAPTVDINIASLNEGIKAESVKQMKECIDYAESINAHAITVHAGKIGRNDPPLRKQALEYACQSISELVDYAENVIISVENMPIRPVFLGNTIEELEMFKSECGCGITIDLGHGNTTKNNEELLELKDITYCHLNDNDGIKDQHVPLGDGTLDLELLKKVKRGIIELNDFNNVLKSKKVIEKYI; encoded by the coding sequence ATGAAAGTCGGATTTACAACATTGTGCATGTTTATGGACGATAACTACAAAATAATCAAGGCAGCCCATGACCATGACTTTGAAATGATAGAAATTCTTGGGGAATCACCATTCTTTTTAAAAGACAATACAATAGCTTATAAAGACAGTGGACTTGAAGTATCAATTCATGCTCCAACAGTGGACATAAACATAGCTAGCTTGAACGAAGGCATTAAAGCTGAAAGTGTAAAGCAAATGAAGGAATGTATAGATTATGCTGAAAGCATCAATGCACATGCAATTACTGTCCATGCAGGAAAAATTGGGCGAAACGACCCTCCACTTAGAAAACAGGCTTTAGAATATGCATGCCAAAGCATATCAGAATTAGTCGATTATGCTGAAAACGTAATTATCTCTGTTGAAAATATGCCAATAAGACCAGTGTTTCTCGGAAATACAATAGAAGAACTGGAAATGTTTAAAAGTGAATGCGGTTGTGGAATAACAATTGACTTAGGTCATGGGAATACAACTAAAAACAACGAAGAATTATTGGAATTAAAAGACATTACCTACTGTCATTTGAATGACAATGATGGTATCAAAGACCAGCATGTTCCTTTAGGTGATGGAACACTTGATTTGGAATTACTTAAAAAAGTCAAAAGAGGAATCATTGAGCTGAATGACTTTAATAATGTTTTAAAAAGCAAAAAGGTTATTGAAAAGTATATTTAA
- a CDS encoding PadR family transcriptional regulator, whose amino-acid sequence MKELNESHIKILKHFSNGLTHNLILWIISKESIHGYGIMKRLDEFFDFSNENCELKATSSKVYPILRKMEDKGLIRGEWQIVNNKRVKFYSITEDGEIVLNHIKNNMKRVLENPSWLDYLEDMTGREISREN is encoded by the coding sequence ATGAAAGAACTAAATGAAAGTCATATTAAAATTTTAAAACATTTTTCCAATGGTTTGACTCATAATCTAATTCTATGGATTATTTCAAAGGAATCAATTCATGGATATGGAATCATGAAAAGATTAGATGAGTTTTTTGATTTTTCAAATGAAAATTGTGAGCTTAAAGCTACATCTAGTAAAGTATACCCTATTTTAAGAAAAATGGAGGATAAGGGTCTTATCAGAGGAGAATGGCAAATTGTCAATAATAAGCGGGTAAAGTTTTACTCTATAACTGAAGACGGTGAAATTGTTCTAAACCACATTAAAAATAATATGAAACGTGTTTTGGAAAATCCGTCATGGTTAGATTACCTTGAAGATATGACTGGAAGAGAAATTTCGAGGGAGAATTAA
- a CDS encoding ATP-binding cassette domain-containing protein — MTNAIETKNLTKVYKNFTAVNSLNLEIPEKSIFGMLGPNGAGKTTTIKMLTCLIQPTSGKATVGGYDVQKNPDEVRRLLGMVPQQVSLYKDLTVMENSQLCADYYGINPNERDSRIEDLMELVDIKYARDKRISQLSGGQKQKASLVASLVHRPEILFLDEPTIGLDPTTKRTLWDLIRELNDNGHTIILCSHDMHEVDMLCDNVGIINTGNLVAYDTPQGLKDSLLESNKKEISDTLSQISSESNVTTSTKEDVENLSLRKMSFLLESNDQAIINALKSNESVKSIEIAHNGRVNLRVDYFDDNAINSVLNSVMSSNGVIKSISTEEPSLEDVFIKSTSEVNEDDRA, encoded by the coding sequence ATGACAAACGCAATTGAAACTAAAAATCTCACGAAAGTTTATAAAAATTTCACTGCGGTCAATTCCTTAAATCTAGAAATTCCTGAAAAAAGTATCTTTGGGATGCTGGGTCCTAATGGTGCTGGAAAAACAACAACAATTAAAATGTTAACTTGTTTAATCCAACCGACATCCGGTAAGGCTACAGTTGGTGGCTATGATGTCCAAAAGAATCCTGATGAAGTTAGAAGGCTTTTGGGAATGGTTCCTCAGCAAGTCAGTTTATACAAGGATTTAACGGTTATGGAAAACTCTCAACTATGCGCCGATTACTATGGAATAAACCCTAATGAACGTGATTCTCGTATTGAGGATTTGATGGAACTTGTTGATATTAAATATGCAAGGGACAAACGAATATCTCAGTTATCTGGAGGCCAAAAGCAAAAAGCTTCTCTTGTAGCCAGCTTAGTTCACAGGCCTGAAATTTTATTTTTGGACGAGCCTACAATAGGACTTGATCCAACAACTAAAAGAACTTTGTGGGATTTGATTCGTGAATTGAATGATAACGGCCATACAATTATCCTGTGTTCTCATGACATGCATGAGGTAGACATGCTGTGTGATAATGTGGGAATAATTAACACAGGAAATCTTGTTGCTTATGATACGCCACAAGGTCTTAAAGATTCACTTTTAGAGTCAAATAAAAAAGAGATATCTGATACATTATCTCAAATTTCATCTGAAAGCAATGTTACAACATCAACAAAAGAGGATGTTGAAAACTTATCTTTAAGAAAGATGTCTTTTTTACTTGAAAGCAATGATCAAGCTATTATCAACGCTTTGAAATCTAACGAATCTGTTAAAAGTATTGAGATAGCACATAATGGTCGTGTAAATCTAAGGGTTGACTATTTTGATGATAATGCGATAAATAGTGTATTGAATAGTGTAATGTCTTCTAATGGTGTAATCAAATCTATTTCTACTGAGGAACCGTCTCTAGAAGATGTTTTCATTAAATCTACTTCCGAGGTGAATGAAGATGATCGAGCTTAA